One Patescibacteria group bacterium DNA window includes the following coding sequences:
- a CDS encoding ABC transporter substrate-binding protein produces MKNKRIAAGIAIIIIIVIGVWIVAQKRGEQNPIRIVALFPLTGGLASYGESAQNAAQLAVEDINAQGGINGKKLEVLYQDHQCDPKTALSIFKQFSSTVKIFTSAACSGTVLSIAPNLEKEQTLLLGTIVTTPKITGVSPYVFRNWSSDAKEANLLAKHIRKVGYTAVGVLYEETDYAKGLNLSLQESLKDSGVRMIRESFGSKTIDVRTQLSKLKDQKIDIFFVSPQTTTSAEMILIQMEQIGFKPKLLINDNVLKAADLVKKYANILEGAVGGDYVIHQREESLLTLSRYKETFGSECAQTNICLGVYDAIHLLAQGVETNGYSAQGVQKYLQTVKYDGVSGTITFDEKNDRKDSEYSLFTVHNGMREIIQ; encoded by the coding sequence ATGAAGAACAAAAGAATTGCTGCTGGCATAGCGATCATTATAATTATAGTTATCGGGGTATGGATAGTTGCACAGAAGCGTGGAGAACAGAATCCAATCAGGATTGTTGCTCTTTTTCCGCTTACTGGCGGACTCGCTTCATATGGAGAGTCTGCACAAAATGCAGCGCAGCTGGCTGTAGAGGATATCAATGCGCAAGGAGGTATCAATGGAAAGAAACTCGAAGTGTTATATCAGGATCATCAGTGTGATCCCAAAACCGCACTTTCAATATTCAAACAATTTTCTTCAACAGTAAAAATATTTACGTCAGCGGCATGTAGTGGGACGGTGCTTTCCATCGCTCCTAATCTCGAAAAAGAACAAACGCTTTTACTGGGTACGATTGTAACAACACCAAAAATAACTGGGGTATCTCCGTATGTTTTTAGAAATTGGTCATCGGATGCTAAGGAAGCTAACCTCCTTGCTAAACACATTCGAAAAGTAGGCTATACAGCCGTAGGTGTTCTTTATGAAGAAACTGATTATGCAAAGGGACTCAATCTATCGCTCCAAGAATCACTGAAAGATTCCGGGGTACGCATGATACGTGAATCATTTGGGAGTAAAACAATAGATGTAAGGACTCAACTTTCAAAACTGAAAGATCAGAAAATCGATATATTTTTTGTGAGCCCCCAAACAACTACGAGCGCAGAAATGATATTAATTCAGATGGAACAAATTGGTTTTAAACCAAAACTTTTAATTAATGATAATGTGCTCAAAGCAGCAGATCTTGTGAAAAAATATGCAAACATCCTTGAGGGAGCAGTTGGCGGAGATTATGTAATTCATCAACGAGAAGAATCCTTATTAACCCTGAGTCGTTATAAAGAAACATTTGGCAGTGAGTGTGCACAGACAAATATTTGTCTCGGCGTCTACGACGCAATCCATCTTCTTGCACAGGGAGTTGAAACAAATGGATATTCAGCTCAAGGAGTTCAGAAATATCTCCAAACTGTAAAGTATGATGGAGTAAGTGGAACTATTACCTTTGATGAAAAGAATGATCGAAAAGACTCGGAGTATTCACTCTTCACAGTACATAATGGCATGCGGGAAATTATCCAGTAG